One Paenibacillus crassostreae DNA segment encodes these proteins:
- the cbiB gene encoding adenosylcobinamide-phosphate synthase CbiB — protein MELAVFMLWAAYLLDLIIGDPRWIPHPVIGMGNGIKRLEKKIRSRVSLPADLKKVGILLPVIIVGGSFLLIWALLKGLYMIHPWIAVVAEVVFIATTIATKGLKDAGMEVYGHLNRGDLPAARKALGMIVGRDTHHLDEPEIVRGTVETVAENIVDAIVSPLFFALIGGAPLAMAYRAVNTLDSMVGYKNDKYINLGWASARLDDIANYIPARITGVLLVVSSWLMRLDYKRSVRTIKHDARLHPSPNSGFPESAVAGALGIRLGGENIYHGEVSFRAYMGEGSRPMGKEDIIATVRLMLLSSLLFLLLSVLVIVVFGGTLWR, from the coding sequence ATGGAACTGGCAGTATTCATGCTCTGGGCTGCTTACTTATTAGATCTGATCATAGGAGATCCAAGGTGGATACCACACCCAGTAATAGGAATGGGCAATGGTATTAAAAGGTTAGAGAAAAAAATTCGTAGTCGTGTCTCTTTACCAGCTGATTTGAAAAAAGTCGGAATTCTTCTCCCTGTCATTATAGTGGGAGGTTCCTTTCTATTAATATGGGCATTGTTGAAAGGATTATATATGATTCATCCGTGGATTGCAGTAGTTGCGGAGGTCGTATTTATCGCAACAACCATTGCTACGAAAGGGCTTAAGGATGCGGGTATGGAGGTATATGGTCATCTTAATCGTGGGGATTTACCTGCTGCTCGGAAAGCATTAGGCATGATTGTTGGTCGAGACACCCATCATTTGGACGAGCCAGAGATTGTTCGTGGAACTGTCGAGACCGTTGCAGAGAATATTGTTGATGCCATAGTATCTCCGTTGTTCTTTGCGCTTATTGGAGGAGCTCCACTAGCTATGGCTTATCGTGCAGTGAATACACTAGATTCCATGGTTGGGTACAAGAATGATAAATATATAAACCTAGGCTGGGCTTCTGCAAGGTTAGATGATATCGCTAACTATATTCCAGCTCGAATAACAGGTGTATTACTGGTCGTTAGCAGTTGGCTAATGCGACTGGACTACAAAAGATCTGTGCGTACCATAAAACATGATGCCCGTCTACATCCAAGTCCTAACAGTGGGTTTCCTGAATCAGCAGTGGCTGGAGCTCTAGGAATTCGATTGGGTGGCGAGAATATATATCATGGAGAGGTATCTTTTCGTGCCTATATGGGCGAGGGGTCACGACCCATGGGGAAAGAGGATATTATAGCGACAGTTAGGTTGATGCTACTATCGTCGCTACTATTTCTATTGCTAAGCGTACTTGTGATAGTTGTATTTGGAGGAACACTATGGAGATAG
- a CDS encoding adenosylcobinamide amidohydrolase encodes MMTTPFLNGDHYTYKSLVWEDLMLTRHERHLLLQLPTHVDCLSSAIFGGGMRKIDRIANIYVDRRYDCNDPEKDIEKLFQEWNYPQEYTAGLLTAVQLEHAAVLEENGKDASLFCCTTAGISNGARAGSERTTFPVYQPGTINTMLMIDARMTQAAMVNAVITAVEAKTAALADLGIRDVENGLVATGTTTDAIVVGVSQSTSYPIAHRYCGTATDLGAVIGRLVYGTVRESLIAAGVKTS; translated from the coding sequence ATGATGACAACGCCTTTTTTGAATGGTGACCATTATACATATAAATCGTTAGTCTGGGAAGATCTTATGCTGACACGGCATGAGCGACATCTTTTACTCCAACTCCCAACTCATGTGGATTGTCTTAGTAGTGCTATATTTGGTGGGGGTATGAGGAAGATCGATCGAATAGCAAACATATATGTGGATAGGCGATATGATTGTAATGATCCAGAAAAAGATATAGAGAAGTTGTTCCAAGAGTGGAACTATCCTCAAGAATACACTGCGGGATTATTGACAGCTGTTCAGTTGGAACATGCTGCAGTTCTTGAAGAGAATGGGAAGGATGCTTCCCTATTCTGTTGTACAACAGCGGGAATATCTAATGGTGCGCGTGCTGGATCTGAGCGAACGACGTTTCCGGTCTATCAACCAGGAACAATTAATACCATGCTCATGATCGATGCTAGAATGACTCAAGCGGCGATGGTGAATGCTGTCATTACTGCGGTAGAAGCGAAAACGGCTGCCCTTGCTGATCTAGGAATTCGGGATGTAGAGAATGGGTTGGTGGCTACTGGAACCACGACGGATGCTATTGTAGTAGGTGTCAGTCAATCGACTTCCTATCCTATTGCTCATCGATATTGCGGAACGGCGACTGATCTCGGAGCTGTTATTGGACGTCTGGTGTATGGTACGGTCAGAGAGAGTTTGATCGCTGCAGGAGTGAAGACGTCATGA
- the cobD gene encoding threonine-phosphate decarboxylase CobD, with the protein MLERYGHGGDLESATEAYGLKGDRFLDFSANINPLGPPQQVLQQLEDSLASIIRYPDPGHRKLKYRLGQKLSVNENNICIGNGAAECMALILLGLHPQKVGIIEPCFSEYRQLSEQFNAEVYSVLGRKDRDWKATIEDIEELMQQVDLLFIGQPNNPNGVQYTLEELRRLADTAEHQDTYLVVDEAFIDFIPPQQQATLLSELVNYPRTLLVRSMTKFYAIPGLRLGYTLAHPDVIRSMKSKQVTWSVNGLALLAGEAALESGEEFERSTLELICSERAALTHGLTELGCSVSPGEANFLLVRLPDPWIAIEMQRKLGMRGILIRSCAMYPGLEQGHIRVAVKATQDNRRLLQELRHVLEHEVQE; encoded by the coding sequence ATGCTAGAACGCTATGGGCATGGTGGAGATTTGGAAAGTGCCACGGAGGCATATGGGCTGAAGGGAGATAGATTCCTTGACTTTAGTGCTAACATTAATCCATTAGGACCACCTCAACAAGTATTACAACAATTGGAGGATTCTCTTGCGTCTATTATTCGTTATCCTGATCCGGGTCATCGGAAGTTAAAATATAGGTTGGGACAAAAGCTGAGTGTAAATGAAAATAACATCTGCATTGGGAATGGTGCAGCAGAATGTATGGCACTTATTCTGCTTGGACTACATCCACAGAAGGTTGGTATTATTGAGCCTTGTTTCTCTGAATATAGACAACTATCGGAACAATTCAATGCGGAAGTATATTCAGTTCTAGGGAGAAAAGATAGAGATTGGAAAGCAACGATTGAGGATATAGAAGAATTGATGCAACAAGTAGACCTACTATTCATTGGACAGCCGAATAATCCGAATGGCGTTCAATATACGCTAGAAGAATTACGCAGACTAGCAGATACAGCAGAACACCAAGATACGTATTTGGTAGTAGATGAAGCTTTCATAGATTTCATTCCCCCGCAACAACAGGCGACTCTGTTATCTGAGCTAGTGAATTATCCACGTACACTGTTAGTAAGATCAATGACGAAGTTCTATGCCATCCCAGGTCTGCGATTGGGGTATACGTTAGCGCATCCCGATGTGATCAGATCCATGAAAAGTAAACAGGTAACCTGGAGTGTGAATGGACTGGCTTTGTTAGCGGGTGAGGCTGCTCTTGAGAGTGGCGAAGAATTCGAGCGTAGCACATTAGAACTGATCTGTTCTGAGCGGGCTGCATTAACTCATGGTCTTACTGAGTTAGGATGTTCGGTGAGCCCTGGGGAAGCGAACTTCTTATTGGTGAGACTACCTGATCCATGGATAGCGATTGAGATGCAACGTAAGCTGGGAATGAGAGGTATTCTAATTCGAAGCTGTGCGATGTATCCTGGATTGGAACAAGGTCATATTCGGGTTGCAGTAAAAGCGACACAAGACAATAGAAGGTTATTACAAGAACTACGACATGTGCTTGAACATGAAGTACAAGAATAG